In the Malania oleifera isolate guangnan ecotype guangnan chromosome 1, ASM2987363v1, whole genome shotgun sequence genome, one interval contains:
- the LOC131160076 gene encoding LOW QUALITY PROTEIN: ATP-dependent zinc metalloprotease FTSH 6, chloroplastic-like (The sequence of the model RefSeq protein was modified relative to this genomic sequence to represent the inferred CDS: inserted 2 bases in 2 codons), with translation MSPALSLCVSHLPTTCKSPDLSKDTHIPKTTNRENPLRRTPSDIKITRRKLLGSSALGLTGVSVVQPVRAEPESPVESTSSRMSYSRFLKYLDEGAVRKVDLFENGTVAVAEIVNPVLDKIQRVKIQLPGLPQEFLRKMKEKNVNFAAHPMELNMVAAVLDFLGNFAFPLILLGSLLLRTSSTNTPGGPNLPFGLGRSKAKFQMEPNTGVTFDDVAGVDEAKQDFQEIVEFLRTPEKFAATGARIPKGVLLVGPPGTGKTLLAKAIAGEAGVPFFSLSGSEFIEMFVGVGPSRVRDLFNKAKANSPCLVFIDXLLTEMDGFMENSGVIVXAATNRPEILDALLRPGRFDRQVAVGLPDVRGREEILKVHSSNKKLDKDVSLNIVAMRTPGFSGADLANLMNEAAILAGRRGKEKITVKEIDDSIDRIVAGLEGTKMTDGKCKILVAYHEIGHAVCAALTPGHDPIQKVTLIPRGQARGLTWFIPGEDSALISKQQLFARIVGGLGGRAAEEVIFGEPEITTGAAGDLQQITQIARQMVTMFGMSEIGPWALTDQAVQSSDVVLRMLARNSMSEKLAEDIDASVRDIIESAYEIAKSHVRNNREEIDKLVEVLLEKETLTGDEFRAILSEYIDVPKDKINQSSVRLMIKA, from the exons ATGTCACCTGCTCTTTCTCTCTGCGTCTCTCACCTTCCCACCACCTGCAAATCTCCAGACCTTTCAAAAGATACCCACATCCCCAAAACCACTAACAGAGAAAACCCACTTCGCAGAACTCCATCAGACATCAAAATTACTAGGAGAAAACTACTGGGTTCCTCTGCTTTAGGCCTCACTGGAGTGTCTGTTGTTCAGCCTGTAAGGGCTGAACCAGAGAGCCCAGTTGAGTCCACTTCTAGTAGAATGTCATACTCGAGATTTCTAAAGTACTTGGACGAAGGTGCTGTGAGGAAGGTAGACCTGTTTGAGAATGGGACTGTTGCTGTTGCCGAGATCGTCAATCCTGTACTTGACAAAATCCAGAGAGTTAAAATACAGCTGCCCGGTCTGCCCCAAGAATTTTTGAGGAAAATGAAAGAGAAGAATGTAAATTTTGCTGCTCATCCCATGGAACTCAACATGGTAGCTGCAGTGCTCGACTTCTTGGGGAATTTTGCCTTTCCTCTGATATTGCTTGGCTCTTTACTGTTGAGAACATCGTCAACAAATACCCCAGGAGGCCCAAATTTGCCATTTGGATTGGGAAG GAGCAAAGCCAAATTTCAAATGGAACCAAACACGGGTGTAACATTTGATGATGTAGCCGGAGTTGATGAAGCAAAGCAAGATTTTCAGGAGATTGTGGAATTCCTGAGGACCCCAGAAAAGTTTGCTGCGACTGGTGCTAGAATTCCCAAAGGAGTGCTCTTAGTAGGGCCTCCTGGGACGGGTAAGACATTGCTGGCGAAGGCAATTGCGGGAGAAGCAGGGGTGCCTTTCTTTTCCCTGTCCGGGTCAGAGTTCATTGAGATGTTCGTTGGCGTGGGGCCTTCAAGAGTAAGGGACCTATTCAACAAGGCGAAGGCGAATTCTCCGTGCTTGGTCTTTATTG GACTGCTTACAGAGATGGATGGATTTATGGAGAATAGCGGGGTAATCG ATGCTGCTACTAACAGACCTGAGATTCTTGATGCCTTGCTCAGGCCTGGAAGGTTTGATAGACAA GTGGCTGTTGGATTACCAGATGTGAGAGGGAGGGAAGAGATATTGAAGGTGCATAGCAGCAATAAGAAACTTGATAAGGATGTCTCCCTTAATATTGTTGCTATGCGAACTCCAGGATTCAGTGGTGCAGATTTGGCAAATCTCATGAATGAAGCAGCCATTCTAGCTGGTAGGAGAGGCAAAGAGAAGATCACCGTAAAGGAGATTGATGATTCGATTGATCGAATAGTGGCAGGACTGGAGGGAACAAAAATGACAGATGGAAAATGTAAAATTCTAGTGGCCTACCATGAAATTGGGCATGCTGTTTGCGC GGCATTGACTCCAGGTCATGACCCAATACAAAAAGTAACTTTGATACCCCGTGGCCAAGCCCGTGGTCTTACATGGTTCATACCGGGTGAAGATTCAGCTCTCATCTCCAAGCAACAGCTCTTCGCTAGAATAGTTGGAGGTCTTGGAGGTCGGGCAGCAGAAGAGGTGATTTTTGGGGAACCAGAAATTACAACCGGGGCAGCAGGCGACTTGCAGCAGATTACTCAAATAGCAAGACAA ATGGTAACAATGTTTGGCATGTCTGAAATTGGGCCATGGGCATTGACTGATCAAGCAGTGCAAAGTAGTGATGTAGTTCTAAGGATGCTAGCAAGAAACTCCATGTCAGAAAAGCTCGCAGAAGATATCGACGCATCGGTACGAGATATTATTGAAAGTGCATATGAAATTGCAAAGAGCCATGTAAGAAATAACAGGGAAGAAATTGATAAACTGGTGGAGGTGCTGTTGGAGAAGGAAACACTCACAGGAGATGAATTCAGAGCTATTCTGTCCGAGTATATTGATGTTCCTAAGGACAAAATAAACCAAAGCTCTGTCCGCCTGATGATCAAAGCCTAG
- the LOC131158414 gene encoding pentatricopeptide repeat-containing protein At2g36730 isoform X2 translates to MVRPQLPTVNQFFPPKSANGHLNLVSARQQCLSLLKDCSSPKQLSQIHARIQIFGLHREGHVVSELVRFCALSPSGNLSYARHILCHSDDGSVPFSWNCLIRGYAANDSPREAILVYLAMRSRGTRPNHYTFPFLLKACAQISALQEGRQVQMFDEISCRTLVSWNAIITACVENLWLYEAIEIFIKMRKCGFDPDETTMVVLLSACAELGNLTFGRWVHSQVIESGMTVNCQLGTALVDMYAKCGAARSASLVFNGMRERNVWTWSAMILGLAQHGFSTEALELFSKMMKSSVSPNYVTFLGVLCACSHAGLVDDGYQFFHVMKSVHKIRPMMVHYGAMVDILGRAGRFKEAYTFIMNMPIEPDSIVWRTLLSACSIHNNVNDRVGVEEKVRKRLLELEPRRGENFVMVANLYAEVGMWEKAANVRKIMRDGGLKKMAGESCIEVGGFICRFFSGNDSQVGCESVYQLLDGLNFHMKTACCL, encoded by the exons ATGGTTCGCCCTCAACTTCCAACGGTCAACCAATTCTTCCCGCCGAAGTCTGCCAATGGTCATTTGAACTTGGTCTCCGCAAGGCAGCAATGCCTCTCTCTCCTAAAGGACTGCTCTTCCCCGAAACAACTCTCTCAGATTCATGCTCGCATCCAAATCTTTGGACTCCACAGAGAAGGCCACGTCGTGAGCGAACTCGTCCGATTCTGTGCCTTATCGCCGTCTGGAAACTTGAGCTATGCCCGACACATCCTCTGTCACTCGGACGACGGTTCGGTGCCCTTCTCATGGAACTGCCTCATTAGGGGTTATGCAGCCAACGACTCTCCGAGAGAAGCCATTTTGGTCTATCTTGCCATGCGCAGCCGTGGAACCAGACCCAATCACTATACCTTCCCGTTCCTCCTCAAGGCCTGCGCTCAGATTTCGGCTCTCCAAGAAGGGCGGCAAGTTCAG ATGTTTGATGAAATTTCTTGCAGAACGTTGGTTTCTTGGAATGCCATCATAACAGCTTGTGTTGAGAATTTATGGTTATACGAGGCGATTGAGATTTTCATTAAGATGAGGAAATGTGGGTTTGATCCCGATGAGACCACAATGGTGGTCTTGCTCTCCGCTTGTGCAGAGCTTGGGAACTTGACTTTTGGGAGATGGGTTCACTCCCAAGTGATAGAAAGTGGGATGACCGTGAATTGCCAACTGGGCACAGCTCTTGTTGACATGTACGCCAAGTGCGGAGCCGCCAGGAGTGCTAGCCTAGTGTTCAATGGAATGCGAGAACGAAATGTATGGACATGGAGTGCAATGATTCTCGGGCTCGCCCAACATGGATTTTCTACTGAAGCCCTTGAGCTGTTCTCAAAAATGATGAAATCCTCTGTTAGTCCCAATTATGTTACCTTTCTTGGGGTCCTTTGTGCATGTAGCCATGCTGGACTGGTGGATGATGGGTACCAATTCTTCCATGTTATGAAGAGTGTGCATAAGATTAGACCTATGATGGTACATTATGGTGCCATGGTGGACATTCTGGGTCGTGCTGGCCGTTTTAAAGAGGCGTATACCTTTATCATGAACATGCCTATTGAGCCTGATTCAATTGTATGGAGGACGTTACTCAGTGCATGCAGCATTCATAATAATGTTAATGACCGTGTTGGGGTAGAGGAGAAAGTGAGAAAGCGGTTACTTGAATTAGAACCAAGGAGAGGTGAAAATTTTGTTATGGTTGCTAACTTGTATGCAGAAGTTGGGATGTGGGAGAAAGCTGCAAATGTGAGGAAGATTATGAGAGATGGAGGACTAAAGAAGATGGCTGGGGAGAGTTGCATCGAGGTAGGAGGGTTTATCTGTAGATTCTTTTCTGGAAATGATTCCCAGGTAGGTTGTGAGAGTGTCTACCAGTTACTAGACGGATTGAACTTTCACATGAAGACCGCATGCTGCCTTTAA
- the LOC131158414 gene encoding pentatricopeptide repeat-containing protein At2g36730 isoform X1: protein MVRPQLPTVNQFFPPKSANGHLNLVSARQQCLSLLKDCSSPKQLSQIHARIQIFGLHREGHVVSELVRFCALSPSGNLSYARHILCHSDDGSVPFSWNCLIRGYAANDSPREAILVYLAMRSRGTRPNHYTFPFLLKACAQISALQEGRQVQVDAVKHGLDSVVYVQNTLLHFYGSCKKILDALQMFDEISCRTLVSWNAIITACVENLWLYEAIEIFIKMRKCGFDPDETTMVVLLSACAELGNLTFGRWVHSQVIESGMTVNCQLGTALVDMYAKCGAARSASLVFNGMRERNVWTWSAMILGLAQHGFSTEALELFSKMMKSSVSPNYVTFLGVLCACSHAGLVDDGYQFFHVMKSVHKIRPMMVHYGAMVDILGRAGRFKEAYTFIMNMPIEPDSIVWRTLLSACSIHNNVNDRVGVEEKVRKRLLELEPRRGENFVMVANLYAEVGMWEKAANVRKIMRDGGLKKMAGESCIEVGGFICRFFSGNDSQVGCESVYQLLDGLNFHMKTACCL, encoded by the coding sequence ATGGTTCGCCCTCAACTTCCAACGGTCAACCAATTCTTCCCGCCGAAGTCTGCCAATGGTCATTTGAACTTGGTCTCCGCAAGGCAGCAATGCCTCTCTCTCCTAAAGGACTGCTCTTCCCCGAAACAACTCTCTCAGATTCATGCTCGCATCCAAATCTTTGGACTCCACAGAGAAGGCCACGTCGTGAGCGAACTCGTCCGATTCTGTGCCTTATCGCCGTCTGGAAACTTGAGCTATGCCCGACACATCCTCTGTCACTCGGACGACGGTTCGGTGCCCTTCTCATGGAACTGCCTCATTAGGGGTTATGCAGCCAACGACTCTCCGAGAGAAGCCATTTTGGTCTATCTTGCCATGCGCAGCCGTGGAACCAGACCCAATCACTATACCTTCCCGTTCCTCCTCAAGGCCTGCGCTCAGATTTCGGCTCTCCAAGAAGGGCGGCAAGTTCAGGTGGATGCTGTGAAACATGGTTTGGATTCTGTTGTTTATGTTCAGAACACTTTGCTTCACTTTTATGGGTCTTGTAAGAAGATTCTTGATGCACTGCAGATGTTTGATGAAATTTCTTGCAGAACGTTGGTTTCTTGGAATGCCATCATAACAGCTTGTGTTGAGAATTTATGGTTATACGAGGCGATTGAGATTTTCATTAAGATGAGGAAATGTGGGTTTGATCCCGATGAGACCACAATGGTGGTCTTGCTCTCCGCTTGTGCAGAGCTTGGGAACTTGACTTTTGGGAGATGGGTTCACTCCCAAGTGATAGAAAGTGGGATGACCGTGAATTGCCAACTGGGCACAGCTCTTGTTGACATGTACGCCAAGTGCGGAGCCGCCAGGAGTGCTAGCCTAGTGTTCAATGGAATGCGAGAACGAAATGTATGGACATGGAGTGCAATGATTCTCGGGCTCGCCCAACATGGATTTTCTACTGAAGCCCTTGAGCTGTTCTCAAAAATGATGAAATCCTCTGTTAGTCCCAATTATGTTACCTTTCTTGGGGTCCTTTGTGCATGTAGCCATGCTGGACTGGTGGATGATGGGTACCAATTCTTCCATGTTATGAAGAGTGTGCATAAGATTAGACCTATGATGGTACATTATGGTGCCATGGTGGACATTCTGGGTCGTGCTGGCCGTTTTAAAGAGGCGTATACCTTTATCATGAACATGCCTATTGAGCCTGATTCAATTGTATGGAGGACGTTACTCAGTGCATGCAGCATTCATAATAATGTTAATGACCGTGTTGGGGTAGAGGAGAAAGTGAGAAAGCGGTTACTTGAATTAGAACCAAGGAGAGGTGAAAATTTTGTTATGGTTGCTAACTTGTATGCAGAAGTTGGGATGTGGGAGAAAGCTGCAAATGTGAGGAAGATTATGAGAGATGGAGGACTAAAGAAGATGGCTGGGGAGAGTTGCATCGAGGTAGGAGGGTTTATCTGTAGATTCTTTTCTGGAAATGATTCCCAGGTAGGTTGTGAGAGTGTCTACCAGTTACTAGACGGATTGAACTTTCACATGAAGACCGCATGCTGCCTTTAA